AATTTGATTCGGGGTGTAACTCATTTCCAGATTATAAGAAATGTGAGCAAAAATGGTCACTTGAAGAAGAAAAATTGTTTATGTCGATTGGACAAAAGATTGGATTTGATGATGTCAAAACCCGAGAGTTATATGAGAAATTGATGGGTTCAGTGGGGATCACCATGGTTAATCAATGAGATTACTTTCGATTAATATAAGGGGGTGTAAGAAAAGGAAGAAAAGGGTGTGGATAAAAGAAATGTGTTATGCGAATAACATTCAATTTTTAGGAGTGCAAGAATCTAAGATGGAAAGGTTGGAGTTATTTCGTATCAAGTCAATGTGGGGAAACTATTCGATTGATTATGCATGCTCGTTATCGAGGGGTATGTCCGGTGGCATCGTTTCTATATGGGACCCTAGTTTTTTTGTTAAAGATAGGGTGTGGAGTGATGAAAATTATGTTATTGTCAAAGGTAAATGGGTGGGCTCGGATGTTGATTATTTCATGATTAATGTATACGGTCCTCATAACTCAAATGCCAAGGCAAGTTTATGGGATCGTTTGTATACATTTATGTCGAATAACATAGGGGAATATGTGTTGTTCGGGGATATGAATGAGGTTAGATCGAATGAAGAGAGGTTCGGTTCAGCATTTAATAGTAATGAGGCAAGGGTGTTTAATTCTTTTATCGACAATACCGGGTTGATTGACGTTCAGTTAAATGGTAGAAGATTTACTTGGATGAATAAAGTAGCTTCTAAAATGAGTAGGATTGATCGTGTTTTGGTCTCTTCGAATACGTTTATTAATGGTGATGATTACAAGTTGGAAGTTCTTAATAGGGTTCATTCGGATCATTTCCCTTTGTTGTTGCATGATAAAAAAGTCGATTTTGGCCCGATCCCTTTCAAGTTTTTTCACTCTTAGATAGAAATGGATGGTTTTAAGGAGTTGATTCAAAATTCCATTGATTCGCAAGCGTTTAAAGATTCAGGTGCCTTTAATGATAAATTAAAGGTATTGAAGGGTGTTATTAAATCGTGGATAAAGGTGAAAAGGGTAGAAATGAAAGCTCGTTCAAGAATTATGGTTGAGAAGATAGGTGAGATTGagaaaaagattgatgaaaattccGTGTCCGAAGAAGAGCGAAAAGAAAGATTAGACTTATTGAATGAGGTTAACAAATTTCATAAGATCGAAGAGAAAgatatcattcaaaaatctaaAATTAAATGGAATGTAGAAGGGGATGAGAACTCGAAATATTTCCATGGAATGTTAAAGCATCGAAGAGGAAAACAAGTGATTCAAGGTATTGCTTTAAACGGAGTGTGGGTAACGGATCCTTTGTTAATAAAAAATGCTTTCAAATAATTCTATGCGACTAAGTTTAGCTCGGTGTCGGCTGTGGAAGCCACTGTTTTCGAACAGCAGCTTTTTGCTTCTTCATCCTGATTGTCTGATGCCAATAACGAGGCATTGCAAGCTGAGATATCGGAAGAGGAAATTAAGGCTGTAGTGTGGGATTGAGGTAATGACAAGTCGCCGGGTCCAGATGGGTATTCTTTTCTTTTTATTAAGAGATTTTGGGAGTATGTAAAAGTCGATTTGGTCAGCTCGATTAAAACTGCATTTTCAGAATATCAGTTACCTAAAGGTGCGTGCTCCGCGTTTATTACTCTCATTCCTAAAGTGTCTAATCCGTTGTGTATTAAAGATTTTCGGCCTATCTCTTTAATTGGAATTCAATACAAGATAATGTCTAAACTTTTGGCTAACCGTTTAGCGAGAGTTATTGATAAGGTTATTTCGCATGAACAATCGGCATTTATTAAAGGTAGACAATTCTTAGACGGTCCGCTTATTGTAAGTGAATTGTTGAATTGGTTTAAAGCTAAAAAAGACAACTTATGATatttaaagttgattttgaaaaagctTATGGCACGGTAGATTGGGAGTTTTTAGATCGAATGTTCATTATGTTGGGTTTTAGTTCGACATGGAGGAATTGGATAAAAATGTGCTTGCATAATTCGAGATCCTCCATCTTAATTAATGGGAGTCCGACTAGTGAATTTCGTTTATATCGTGGTCTTCGTCAAGGAGACCCGATCAGCCCGTTTTTATTTCTTATAGTTATGGAAGGGTTACACTTATTGTTGAAAGCTAAGGTGGAAGCGGGTTTGATTAATGGTGTGAAAGTTGGTAATTCAAATGTCAATATTTCACACTTGTTTTATGCGGATGATGCTATCATTTTGTCGGAATGGAATAGATCTAGCTTGGATAATACATTGGTGGCTCTTAATGAGTTTCATTCGATGTCGGGGTTAAAAATTAATGTGGCTAAATCACACCTTTATGGTCTTGGGGTTGATGACTTGCAACTTGATGCTTGTGTGCTCGATATGGGATGCTCGAAAGGTACGTTTCCATTTACCTACTTAGGTTTACCTATTGGTATTAACATGAATGTTATTGCTAACTGGAAACCTTTAGAATCACGTTTTCGTAAAAAATTATCGGGGTGGAATGCGAAACTACTATCGATCGGTGGTAGATTAACGTTAATAAAGGCGGTTATGGGAAGTTTAGGAGTGtattatctttcgttatttaaatgccCGGAAATGGTTCTTGATAAATTAGAAAGTCTACGTGCTGGTTTTTTTTTGGGGATGTCTGAAAATGAAAGGAAAATTCATTGGGTAGCTTGGGATCAAGTTCTTAGTTCTCATGACAAAGGGGGTTTGGAAGTTGGTAGTTTACGTGCTTACAATTATGGTCTTTTATTTAAGTGGTTATGGAGATTTGTTAACTCCCCGAACTCGTTATGGGTGTTGATTGTAAAGTCTTTATATGAGGCAAAAGCAGGTTTAGATGGGTCCTTGATTCAACATAAAGGTGTATGGTATAACATTATTAATTCGTTTAATAAATGTAAAAGCAAAGGTCTCTTACCTTCTAATGTGATTAGAGCTAAAGTTGGTAATGGTCAATCGACTCTTTTGTGGAAAGATAACTGGTTAGGTACTGGAGCGTTGAAAGAGAAATATGGTCGTTTGTTTCACTTAGATACGAATGAAGATTGTGTTATCGCGGATCGTATAGATGTCGAAGGTTGGAAGTGGTCTTGGAAGCGAGATATTGGGTCTCGAAACTTGGTTTTACTTGCGGAACTGATTTCAAGTGTTGGTGATGTTTCGTTGTCGGACTCGTGTGATTCATGGCAATGGTCTCTTGATAATAATTTTGAATATACGGTTTGTGATACGAGGTTATATTTGGATGACAAATTACTACCCACAAACAACATTGCATCCCGTTGGGTTTCATGTATCCCCCGAAAGGTAAACATTTTTATTTGGCGCTTGGCGTTAAATAAATTACCGACTAGAGTGAATCTGGATCGTCGGGGTGTTGTTCTAGATGGTACGGGTTGTGTTAGTTGCTCGTGGGGGGCAGATTCGGTGTCTCATGTATTTTTTGAGTGTGATTTAGCGGTAGCCGTATGGAGGAAGTGCAGAATTTGGGTGAATGTCCAAATGCCGACTTTTAGTTCATGGGTGGAGTTCACGTCTTGGTTTGATAGTTGGTCGATTAATGAAGCTACGAAGAATAAGTTGTACTCTATTGTAGCGGCGCTGCTTTAGTGTCTTTGGAAATTCAGAAATAGCATCGTTTTCCCCGGCGACTTTATGAAGAAAAATTGTTTATTTGATTCTATTTGTTCTTTGTCGTTTTTATGGTTTTCTAGTAGAGCTAAATGTAATGTTTCTTGGAACGATTGGCTTGTTAAGCCTGTGTAATCTTTGGTTTTGATCCTTTCTAGCTGCTTGCTAGAAGGGtggttattaataaaaattttgatgttcaaaaaaaaaaaaaaaaaaaaaaacaacgagtGTATCATTATTTTGAGTTTTCCGATAGCAATTCCTAACGTTAAAACCACTGCTAAGATAATATTCTCCCATTTCTCAAAGTAATACTATGTATTTAGGTATTCAAATTTAATTTTAAGCTATCTTAAATTAATTATTTGTTATCTGATTCTCCATGTTTTTTTGAGATATTAACTATAACACCATATTATTGATCTTTTTGTAAGAATTAACACCACCGCTCCCACCACCACCTCCCGGCAGacacaaaaaaaagaaaagaaatattgCTAGAAAACCCAAGCAAATCGCATATTTGAATTTTCATTATGCGAAAATTTGTGAACAATTTTTAATTTCGAATTACCATTGGATGAATTACCGTATTTTCAAGTCACAAGTCGGTCAATTGCAACTTGCAGACCATCCGGAAAGATGAAAAAAGATATTCGAATACTATATGTTAGGCATTTTCGGATAATGTTTCGGGACCATAAACTGAATAGCGAGAAATCATTTACTTTCATCACTTAAATCTTACAATTTTTTGACTTTCTTTCTCATGTAGTTTCTTAAATCAGCTAGATGCATACACCTACGCCTTTCAGTCCTTACCACTGAAGAATTCAAGAAGGTTGTCGTCATACAAGAACAACAGACACCAGCTTACATTTTCGAgagtatagtatatatatatatatatatatatatatatatatatatatatatatatatatatatatatatatatatatatatatgggcaggatcaatggggaagtaaccaatcgggggaagcaaaaaaaaaaatttcgttttttttgaaatttttttttccggcatcaagatcacacgaaaatatgaacatttagaagatatacttcgtgatgaatgttattatttatgcgggaaaacgatcgacaaaaataacattcaagataatattgttcgtgaagaatatgaacgtttttttttatgttttgtgaagtaaaatttagcccgatttagagtttagggtttagagtttagggtttagggtttggtattttgggtttattccataaacccaaaacaccaaaccctaagacTATTCTTAACCCTGCCTATGACATCACAAGTAAATTGTGCGCTTTTGGTGAAAAAAGTGGGTTTTTGACTGTGACTGTATATGACCCCCGTTAACCCAAAATTTcaagtttttgtgtcaaatatttagAAGGTActgtggtaaaatctgattggaaattgGGTGAGAAAaagataaattaaataataaatataaatgttgaAAATTTGTGATTGGGTGGAATTTAATCTCACGCTCAAGCTTTGAATGTCAAATATTTGACTAACATTTTCCAGCGTCAATTTTTGAAGCCCTTTAATGGCGTCAGAATGTGTCAAATAGTCTCCATGTCATCTGACGGAATAGATTTAACGCCGGGTTATGTTcagtctaaaccctaaaccctaaactctaaaccgttcgtgttaaaaactcaatctaaatcctaaatctaaaccctaaatttctaaaccctaatatctaaaccctataaaccctaatatctaaaccccaatagctaaaacctcaacatacgcttgaaaaatacgataattgttatatattacttctttgagcgttttcccgccaaaataaaaacatttatcacaaagtgtctctactaaatgttcatattttcatctcatttataatgttcgtgaacaaagttttttcaaaaaacgaaaaaaaaaaaattttgcttcccccttctccccgattggttacttccctcttgatcctatcactatgtgtgtgtgtgtgtgtgtgtgtgtgtgtgtgggtgtgtGTGTTTTAGACAATACTCAATATACATATGTGGGGCACGATGGACGTGAGATTTAGACAATTCTTCCTCTACCCTTGAGTAGTTGCTACCTACGTGTAAAGAAAAAGTTTCTCTATCCACGAGTACAGAAAGTTATCCCTCCCTCAACTCGAGGATATAGAGACTACTTATAACCTCTCACCGAAAAAGGATGtaagataaaaaaataaaattagtaAAGAAATAAGTATGAGAATGAAATATATATACTCCCCGAAAGATCACTCACAATCTATGGCTCACTTAGGGCTAGAAAGATAGGCTTCTTCATACAAAGCCAATCGGGAACCTTATTTCGACATATCAAAATAGTAGCATTGAGGATTCAACTGCCTTCGGTCTCCCAAACTGACTTACTCGTGGCAACCTTCGGGCCGCCCAACGACCTATAATGCTAGTCACTACTCCCACTAAGGCTAGGAGGGAGGATCTGTTTGGTCAATAGACTGTTTAGAAAATCAAACAACCATGTCCGACTAGTCTTTCTTGACACCACTCAATCCAATTATCACATTTTGAATTCAAAGAGAGTTAGATTTTTGTATATTATAGTTCCTAATTTATACCAAATAATTAAAAGCAGAATAAAACAAATAAACAATAAGGATACATAGTGTGTTGGTTGCGATTTCGTTAACTAAGCTGGGATGATGAATATGTAATCTTAATAGGTTTGCACTGCATTATCTTAAATACTTATTGTGTGAACACTAGAGTCCCTACCAATCGGTTTATCTGATTTTATATTAGCATGTCATTAGGAACTAGATTATGGTGATTCTGATTGAATcgatcaaggttgcaaaagacgtgagacgagGTCGATCGGGtcttaaaaaggtcgagacgttcgagacggggtcgagacggacgttgatcaaagttgacttttaaatatataagtatataaatgtatatatgtgtacatattttaaagccaaaaactttaattgactaatttaTACCCCTAATTGCTATcgccattaatataatacaaaaaattcaaactaaaatacgacaaatttgaccaATTTTACCGACTTTTTAGCTTTTCCGAGAGagactttgacctgatttttttcaactttgacctgaattttgaccgttgactgtcatattagacggttttcttcgagacgggatgGTTGACATGactgaaatggacggttttatttatgcagtGTCGTTAGGCCACAAGACATCAGAATTAGCTTAATCGAGAGGgagaacagtggtttattatttatattttgagaGGCCTAAATTCACTTTTAAGTTTCTAAGGTAGaatgtgtaagttaacctagggtcgtgcttttgaatggtttaacgaattgaagatcaagtgaataattgtctttggttaaattacctagataaaggatagtagttggttttaagctaataatccTAATTACGAAAAAGTAAAAATGATggagggatatccggagtatgcagatcaaggaaatgttgaccaagatatcagtttgggctagggaaaggtaattatgtttatgttaaagctaagattagaatggtgtagatctggttggatgagccaattacacagacctacttgtctctagactctcggagttctcgttgagtagtgaaaagtatgtcacttggttgtataattgaaaggtaactatacctcagaggttatcctcagtaaagtaataggtttattagtgagttgagttctaatcctaaccctcgtcatcggtttagttaactgaataacaacgtgcagtGTTGATTGAACACTTATTACAAACGAAAGGAGTACGTCGGGTTAAGTTgataaaaccttaaatgaaaactaacaaccatttcatcatactaatgagattatACCAATCTAAACATTATACCGCATTATAGTATATATACTTTAAGTAAAGCATATAGAAACCTAATATAtatctaaacagttgatatgacttaaccctagggcaacaatcaaacacgaACATGCAATAAGTTTGGGTCATACggttaaggcactaactagatcttaacagctcctaagaggtctcttcagaatagtgaataggcatactaggtcattcatgtctcaattcctaagtttcgtgtcctaaaagcgtaTTAGGTGCCTATCGGGAACTCCGACCATtttgagttcatagaatcttcaaatacagtataactaggggtcttaatcctatgaagtagctaaattcatataggtggacaagtcctgatcacaagctaggttggtcaatccttaagatgctagcatacaaatctataggactcacaagttcagcataacaacgataaccgtactaatttaacataactacgctaacccaaacttctatcattgcaacatacagattaattaagctaaaatGGTAATATCGCaaagcattattaaacataaataataacaatacatgtttaattaaaaagacaagcgtttcgaataaaaacttgaaaatgctgaagaaatctgcccgagatcgcaggaacTCGcctggatatcctccggaaaataaaagctaggctagctactactaaaaactaactaaaaatattgaaaatctaaattgaagtacaaattgagtgtgtgtaaaaatgaatgcaaaaagccctttaaatagacttggaaattgTCTGCacacggctggcaagccgtatggccaggCCGTATGGGCTGGCAAGCCGTTTTGCATGGTCTTTTGTCCAGGCCATATGGTAGGCCCTTTTTCACACTGGCAGACCGTATGGAAAGTCGAATGGCAATCCGTATGGCCTGTCTTGGTCAGCCTTgcttcctggatcgtaacttgatttccttggccGTAAtttttctttcaccgttttcgctatagactcttcattttagctccgttttacttgatttttttttgcatcacttttgtaattacttaatctataaAATTAACCTAAAAACATCgcttttgtaattacttaatctataaAATTAAcctaaaaagcgattattttggcaacaaattttggaactttatggatttagggctcaatatcaggggtaaaaacgtgactttttggccgatatcaacgggctagtcaccaaactgTCGCAATGGCTCGAGACGGGGTATTTTGCAATAGTGGAATCGACTATGCCCGACTTTCGGCACTCACCCTTAACCAGTGCTAAGGATGTAAGTGGTAATTCTTGGGGAGACGTGCATACCTATCTTGGGATGCATTGCATACTTTGGGCATTGAAATAAAGAGTGTAGTTAATATAGGAATTTATTATTCCTTTTAGGATCCAACTGTTCTTAACACAAATAATATTATATCTAATAAACCTTCTTAGTATGGTGTTTCAAAATACTATCTGGCAATGGATTGTTAGAGTCTGGAGGTGATAGACAAAATAGAACATTTAGTAGTTCATCATCTGTCTTCCTAGACTCAAACTAAGTTTGTATTGTAGCACAATAATATTCCATCTATGACATAAATcaacccttacttaaatctacccaataaatcactTGGTAATTCGCAACATACTTTACTCATAGTGGTTCCGAGAATGTACAACGCCTTAGTGTTTCCATAATGTACTTCATCTATAATATTTCCAAATAATTAAACCTTGACCATGTCACATCTGGTCCAACGAAAATTTCCAATGTACTTTATAATATTTCCAACTGATTTATACCTTGACCAATGCACTAACACGGATAATTAATTACCCTATATTTGACGTCTTCTAACAAAAAGAGTTTTAGTCACGTTTATTAGTGGAAAGGTGATAGTTGATAATGAGGTTTATAATCATAAAACATAAAGTATAATTAAAACAATAACATCATCGTATAATTACTTAACAACTACATCACAACACAACACAATAATAAACTACTCGCTAATAATGACAATTCTTAAgtctaacataataataatataaactgtAATTAGATTGATACATGAAAAAAATAACCGTAGATTATAACGAGTTGAATATTACTAAAGGTTGACAACTTCTACAAAATTTCTACCACACCCCGTTCTGTTACAGACTCATTTTAACGTGCTGACTTTATATAATTATCACTTGAAAAAGTGATTAACAATTtactaattctagagagagaaatcctaatttttagagtgagaaagatgaGTGAGATTAAGAAAGTATGGAAATGGTGATTTGTAGAAGTGTGCTGAAATGAAAATTAGAAGCTCTTATTTACAATTTTTGAAGTCTTGAAAATTGCACTTGAGGTCCCTCCAGATCTTGCATATTGGTCACGTCCCTGAAATGTTTCCTTTTTGGTCGCCGGATTTTCGTAAGTCAAAAATTGTCCGTTCTTGAAGCGGTGTTAGACTAGGCATAAAAATAAAATATTGGGTGAGACCAGGGGGATTTTGAAAACTGACGTCGGATCCGGTATCTTTCGGTACCAAAAATGGTTGCTGGTGTCGAATCCAGGGTGCGTCTGGTGGCGGATTTAATTACTAATGTCGGATACGGGTTCAACACGGGGCACCAGATCCGGTACCCATATAGGGATCCGGCAGGTCCCCAGTGTGCCACGCGGTCCGAGTGTCTGATTCAAGAGTGGACTCCGGATCCGAGTGTGCCCCCACCGGATCCTTGTGCAGCCACCGGTCCGGGGTGCGTTTCTTCGGtcgttccatatatatatatatatatatatataaactccgtTTTCTTCTATTCTTGCGCCAGCGTCTTCGTTTTACGAAGATCTTTAAAATGAACTAATAAAAGCTAATATTTTGTAACGACCCAAAACATTATACGAGAAAACACgccttattttttttaaaaaaacaacaaACAATTCTGGCCTGCCCCAATTCGCGGCGCGCGGAGGGGTGCGAGGCGCGCTCTATAACGTGAAACAATACTAGAAGTTAACAATTGACCTGATCACCAGCAAATGGCCAACTGTACGGCACGCAAGGCCATGTGGGGCGCGcactatagctggaaaatcactgcaGCCCGTTTTTAAAATAACAAACCATTTTCGCCCAACCCAAGTTTCGTTAACCCCAAACCAAACCCAACGATTCACAAACATTAATTTTCCGGGTTTAAAACGACAAAGTACATTACAATCTTCGGGACTCCAACGACCCGTTAAATACATTAAAGTAGCGTtttcgacccaaatgagtttaatttccaaacaaactatGAGCATGatatttggggataaactacccaatcctaggtctaatccaaaagtaatccaagcaaacaacaaaaggggaaatcatctaaatcccgagcatacccttgccacgtccgcctccgaacctaaaaatgtaaacaatgagagggtaagctaattgcttagtgaatgcaatacttatacatatacatatagagtTTACCTACACGTATCCACTTACAATTACCATGCAAACaacgcataaacgagctagcatcaccaaacatacaactagcaacaacattagtatataaaTCACCACGAATATAAGCTAAACATAACAAGGCATGAACATACTTAACCAGTCCCCCGCTTTGGTACTATCGACTTGTAGTCGACCAATAACACCGAGTCCAACTCGTATTGATGCCACCGTCTTGTGCATCATCATaatgtgtcaccgacttgtgaatcaccttagggtgtcaccgacttgtaaatCACCCGCTAATACATAAGAGGTCACCGACttatgaaccaccatgaggtgtcaccaacttgtgaatcACCTACCAAAACTtaaggggtcaccgacttgtgaaccaccatgaggtgtcaccgacttgtgaatcacctaccACAACATAAGGGGTTACAGACTTGTGAACcactatgaggtgtcaccgacttgtgaagcacctaTCAAGACACTACCAACCCGTAGTTCTCATCACCCATACTATCAATAAGTCACCGACTTGTGACATAAcagcaatactcacgatgtggcaccgaaggcccacatcgcgtacgagtaaataaacttcacacatacatgtataaatattccactcaccttagcgccttggtgaatgcaaccgaataatccgcaactcgccaatggaatatacctattccatttatcacataacacacaaaacaattagggtggattacaaatcaacccaaattgacacttagtgcaatttcgacccaaatgcacttccaaccaCAAAACGCgttcaaactaaccaataatcactaacataagtgaaaatcgtcctaatacaccaattaaaccaaatcataagtgttaaacacttgtcttacccaatttgacacataaaccctaattttgactcatttcaaaattagtcaaccaaatacacccaaatgggtttcaatacttccataatcactaaacctagtgatttaacccattttgcaagccttaaacttgaccaaaacatcaaccaacccaaaatccaccaacgacactataaaacccgattactagcatcactaaactcacttcatgagtttaaatgggtttctcaacaaatcaagttcaaaccctaactttgaatatcaaatcaaacaatgaaattcggagttagaacttaccacaacaaccaaaacttagctaggagcgagatgagcaACTTTAACACTCGgacctttgatcaattcaagcttattcttccccaaatctctctctagaaatctccttcgctctctaagatgagatgagagggttgtgtggatgtgaaaatgatccaaaattggatcccaatATGATATTATGATTACAAATCTGTTCCCAAGTGAAATGACACAAATACCCCTCTTAAAACATTATAAATCACGAAGCTATCTGCCA
The window above is part of the Rutidosis leptorrhynchoides isolate AG116_Rl617_1_P2 chromosome 1, CSIRO_AGI_Rlap_v1, whole genome shotgun sequence genome. Proteins encoded here:
- the LOC139893463 gene encoding uncharacterized protein, whose protein sequence is MRLLSINIRGCKKRKKRVWIKEMCYANNIQFLGVQESKMERLELFRIKSMWGNYSIDYACSLSRGMSGGIVSIWDPSFFVKDRVWSDENYVIVKGKWVGSDVDYFMINVYGPHNSNAKASLWDRLYTFMSNNIGEYVLFGDMNEVRSNEERFGSAFNSNEARVFNSFIDNTGLIDVQLNGRRFTWMNKVASKMSRIDRVLVSSNTFINGDDYKLEVLNRVHSDHFPLLLHDKKVDFGPIPFKFFHS